The genome window GGTCTTACCACCATCATAATAGCGATGATTATAAATAATATCGTTGGAATTTCATTATAAGCTCTAAAGAATTTCCCACTTTTTTGACAAGTGTCGTTTTGAAGTTGTCTATAATAATAATAATTTTGCAAATGATAAATAATCAAAAGCAAAGCACAAGTTAATTTAGCATGCATATATCCACCTACCATTAATACATCTTTATTGGCCATCATCATCAAGCTTCCAGTAATTGCAGTAGCTATCATAGCAGGAGTTTGGATATAAAAATACAATTTTCTTTCTTGAATTTTTACCACTTCCACAAAGCCTTTATTGTCTTTATGTTCTGTATGATAGACAAAAAGTCTTGGTAAATAAAACATTCCAGCCATCCATGAAACAAAAGCCAAATAATGTACCATTTTAATCCATAAATACCA of Campylobacter lari contains these proteins:
- the hemJ gene encoding protoporphyrinogen oxidase HemJ — protein: MLDFLNEWYLWIKMVHYLAFVSWMAGMFYLPRLFVYHTEHKDNKGFVEVVKIQERKLYFYIQTPAMIATAITGSLMMMANKDVLMVGGYMHAKLTCALLLIIYHLQNYYYYRQLQNDTCQKSGKFFRAYNEIPTILFIIIAIMMVVRPF